GCTATCAGACCGTGTATTATTTCAAAGCCGACTTCTCGGCAGGCGTAAGCAGCATATGCCGCGGCAGCAAAGCCACCTATGAGGTATTGAACGTGCCCGTCAACCTGGTGGCCGATTACACCTGGCAATTTGGCGACGGCTCCACCTATACCACTACCGATCAGCGTTTTGTAAAAACATGGACTACCGCCGGTATCTTCACCGACCAACTGACCATCCGTTATAAAGATCCCGCCTATTGCGACGATATTGTTACCAAAGCAAACAATATCAGCATCCTGGCGCCACAGGCAGACTTTACGATCGCCTCCACCACCTGCGCAGGGCAACCGGTTTCTTTTGCCAACAATTCCACGCCTGCCACCAACATCCCGATTGCCGGATGGCAGTGGGACTTTGGCAATGGTAAAGTGTCGTCCGCGCAAACACCGCCTGCCACCACTTATTCCGCCTCCGGCGGATACCCGGTGAAACTGGTGATCACCGATGCCCGCAACTGTCAGGATTCTGTGACGAAAGATATCAATATCAATGCTACGCCTTTTGTCCGCGCTTCCGCGGCACAACCTAAAATCTGCGAAGGCAGCACCGTAACCCTGCACGCCCAGTCCGACGCCACCGTGCAATGGCTCAATGCCGCCAGCCTCAGCTGCGCGTACTGCCCGGACCCGGTAGCCTCTCCGGTGACCAATACCCGCTACCTGGTGGAAGCTTCTAACGTGTACGGTTGTACGACAAGGGACTCTACTGACATCGCTGTAGTACCTAAAGTAAACCTCACCGTCAGCAAAGACACGATCGCCTGCTACGGTTCTTCTGTACAACTGAAAGCCAGCGGCGCCGCTATCTATAACTGGACACCGGTTACCGGTCTGACCAGCAATACTATCGCCAATCCGGTTTCCACGCCTGTTGAAGACATCACCTACCAGGTAACCGGTACCAATGATGCGCTCTGCCCGATGAGCGCACCGCTGTCTGTAAAAGTGTCTGTAAAAAAAGTGCCCACTATCAGCGCCGGCAACGACCAGACAGTCATGGCCGGAGATGTTGTCCGCCTAATGGCCAACGGCAGCTCCGATATCGTGAAATGGCAATGGTCACCCGCCGACTATCTCGATAATCCGACATCGCCTTTTACCAATGCGGCGGTCAGAAAGTCCATTTCCTACGCTATCACGGGAACTAACCAATACGGATGTACGAAAAGTGACGTGGTAAAAATTGACCTCGTCTGCAATACTGACCTGATATTCATTCCCAATACTTTCACGCCTAACGGTGACGGGGTAAACGATATTTTCTACCTGCGCGGTAAAGGCATCAGCCTGGTGAAATCGTTCCGCGTCTTTAACCGCCTCGGACAGGAAGTATTCCATCGGGAAAACATTCAGGTGGAAGATGTCAATGCAGGATGGAACGGCACCTTCAACGGGCAGCCACAGGGATCAGACGTATACATTTATTTCGTGGAAGCATATTGCGACGCCAACGAATTTTTCCGCCTGAAAGGCAACGTAACATTACTCAGATAATAAAAAGCGGTTCTATATGAAAACTGTATATAAAGTCTTACTGACAGTCATTGGCCTCAGCTGTGGATTACAGTTGAAGGCACAGGACATACACCTGTCACAGTTTTATGAAACACCGATACTCCGTAACCCGGCCCTGATCGGTATTTTCAACGGTGATGTGCGCTTTCAGGCCGTATACCGCAACCAGTGGAACAGCGTGACCATTCCTTATCAAACCGGCACCGTGAGCGGCGAAATCAAGTTTCCTGTAGGTAACAGCAACGACTATATTACCACCGGGCTGCAACTGACCTATGACCGGGCCGGTACCTCCAAACTGCAATCCACCCAGATCTTTCCGGCGTTCAACTATCACAAGTCACTGAACGAAGACAAGACAAGTTTTCTTTCCCTTGGCGTTATGGGCGGACTGGTACAGCGGCAGTTTGATCCTACCAATATGACGTTCAACAATCAGTACACCAGCGGCCGTTTTGATCCGGCAGCACCTACAGGCGAAGAGGGCAAACTGGCACTGAAAGGTTATACCTATCTTGATGCGGGGGTGGGCCTTAGCTACAACAGCGTGATAGGGGAAGATGTGGCGTACTTCATCGGCGCCGCCCTGTACCACTTTAACCGGGCAAAGATTTCCTTCTACAATGATAAAAACATCGAGCTGGCGCCCAAGCTGACCTTCAATGCCGGTATCACCATTCCGCTGGAAGAGCGGGTGAAGCTGATTGCACATTATAACCAGCTGCATCAGGGCGGTTATTCCGAGTATATCGGCGGCGCACTGATTGGTTATGGCCTGATGAATGAAGGACTGGAGTCTACCCGGGCCATATATGGCGGGCTATTTCTCCGCTGGAACGACGCCATTATCCCCACTATAAAAATAGATATGGAAAAATTTGAAGTGGCCATGAGCTACGATGCCAATATTTCGCAGTTGCGGACTGCCAGTCAGAGCTTCGGCGGGTTTGAAGTGTCATTGGTTTTCAAGGGTTTCCTCAACAGCCGGAACAGCACTTTGGAGCGTTTGAACTGTCCTAGATTCTAAATTATTGATAAACAACAATTTACATCACCAAATTAAAAGCGTTAAATTTTATCTAAAAAAGTGGGAAACCTAACAAAATGGCGCATAGTTTGTTATTTTTATGAGTGAGACAAAGGGCTAATGCGCTGTTATTAACAAACAAAAATTGGGAAATATTTGAAAAAAACTTTATTTTTATAATACTATGTGGAAAACCTCTACCCTCATTTTTCTTACAGTTTTCTGCCTCTTATCCCTTGTGGGTAAAGCTCAAAGCGGGTCCCTGCCGAATAATCCGGAGGGGGGTAGGCAAATTGTAAAACTTTACCCCAACCCTGCCACCAACGTCATCAATTTTGAAATTCAACAGCATAATAACGACCGCATATACGATCTTATTGTGTACAATTTCCTCGGTAAAAAAATTGATCAGATTAAGAGCATCAGCAGTCGTACTACTGTCAATCTGGACAACTACTACAATGGTCTCTATATCTTCCAGCTTCGTGATCAGCGGGGGAACCTGGTGGAATCAGGCAAGTTCAATGTTGTAAAATAGCTTTCAGCTACCGACTTTCCCTCAAACAGATTATGCTTACATTATCCTAAAGAAAGCCTATACCGAAAGCTACTCTACTTATCTTTTTTACGCGATCTCCACGATCAAAAATTTCAGGTACGTTGTATTCTCAATATTCCTCAAAATGGGGTGATCTTTTGCCTGTGTCTGGAAAGTGACCTGGCGAAGGCGTTTTTTAGCATCTTTTGCAGCAGCGTCGATCGTTTCCAGGAAGAGTTCCGGTGATACCAGGTTGGTGCAGGAAGCTGTGACCAGGAAACCGCCCTGATTGAGCAGTTTCATACCCCTGAGATTAATTTCCTTATAACCGGTAACGGCTTTCCGGATATTCTCCCGGCTCTTGGTGAAAGCCGGCGGATCAAGGATCACCACATCAAATTTGCGTTCTTCCCGGGTATATTGTTTCAGTTGATCGAAAGCATTTACCGCCTGGAACTTGCACACATCCTGCAGGTTGTTGAGCTCCGCATTGCGGCGGGCAGTTTCCACGGCATGCTCTGAAATATCCAGTCCCAGTACGCTTTTAGCACCATAATATCCTGCGTGGCAGGAGAAAGTGCCGGTATAACAAAACGCTTCCAGCACGTTGGCGTCTTTCACGATCTGGCGTATTTCGCGGCGGTTGTCCTGCTGGTCCAGGAAATAGCCGGTTTTCTGGCCGTTTACGATGTCCACATGGAACTTCAGCCCGTTTTCGTTGATGATGACATTGGTATCAAAGGGTGCGCTGAGGAAGCCTTTCTGTTGCTCCATTCCTTCCAGTTCCCTTACCGGCACGTCATTCCGCTCATAGATGCCTTTCGGTGAAAAGATGCGGTTGAGCGCCTCCACGATGGCAGGCTTCCATCTTTCCATGCCCAGCGCCAGTGTTTGCAGTACAAAGTAGTCGTTGAACTTATCGATTACCAGGGCAGGCAGATCGTCAGCTTCCCCGAAAACGAGGCGGCAGTTTTCCACATAACCCAGTTTCTGCCGGTATTGCCAGCATTTGAGAAGACGGCGGTAGAAAAATTCGGGGTTGATTTCCTCGCTTTTATCGCGCGTCAGCAGGCGTACCAGGATCTGGGACTGTGGGTTGATATACCCTCTGCCGAGGAAAGAGCCCTGATGGGTGTGAACATCCACGATATCACCCGGCACTACCTCTCCTTTGATTTCGGACACTTCATTGCCGAAAATCCAGGGATGGCCCAGTAATACCCTGTTTTGTATCTGTTTCTTTAAAAAAACCTTGGTCATTGACTTTATTTCGAACCGCAAAGGTACAGAGAAGATCTGTCTTTTTGGCGGCCAAACCGGGGTTGGCAAAATAATTGACTAAGCACAATTGCAGATAATCATTACAATTATGACAGAAAAAGACCAAGACATGCAGACAAACGGACAGGCAAACAATGCTGGAGAAAACGAAAAAGGCATGCCTGATTTCAATGCTGAAGAAAATATCAGTGAAACATCTCATATGACTAATGCATTAGAGGTTGAACCTGAAGAGGAGTTGATCAAAAAAGATCAGCAACTGAATGAAATGCGGGATAAATACCTTCGTCTGCAGGCTGAGTTTGACAACTTCCGTAAACGCACCGCCAAAGAAAGACTGGAGCTGCTGCAAACAGCGGGTAAAGAAGTTATCATATCTTTGCTGGACGTACTGGATGATTCAGAGCGGGCTGCCAAACAGCTGAGCACTGCCAACGATATCACTGCGCTCAAAGACGGGGTAAACCTGGTATTCAACAAGTTGAAGACCACCCTGCAGGCCAAAGGACTGAAACCTATGGAAAGCCTGCACGCCACCTTTGATACTGACCTTCATGACGCCATTACCGAGATTCCGGCCCCTACGCCAGATCTTCAGGGTAAAGTGGTAGACGTATTACAGGAAGGCTATTACCTGAATGACAAGCTTATCCGTCATGCCAAGGTGATAGTGGGTAAATAATGGGCGTGACGATGTGGCATATATCGCAGCGATCGCCTGTGCAGATGTAAAACAATTTTTTTACTGAAAAAAACCGGTGCCTGGCACCGGTTATAAGTGATTTTATAATGTCTACCAAGAGAGATTATTACGAAATACTGGGTGTTTCCAAATCCGCCTCCCAGGATGAAATCAAGAAAGCTTACCGCAAGGTGGCCATGCAGTTTCACCCTGACCGCAATCCCAACAATAAGGAAGCGGAAGAAAAGTTCAAAGAAGCAGCCGAAGCCTATGAGGTATTAAGCGATGCTGACAAACGGGCACAATATGACCGTTTCGGGCATGCTGGCATGAACGGCGGCCGTGGTGGCGGTTTTGGAGGTGGTGGCATGAACATGGAAGACATCTTCTCCAATTTCGGTGACATTTTCGGTAATGACGATATTTTCGGCAGCTTCTTCGGCGGCGGCCGTGCTGGCGGCGGCGGCCGTCGTGGTCGTGGTACCCGCGGTTCCAACCTGCGCGTGAAAATCCGCCTGACCTACGAGGAAATCGCCAAAGGCGCCAATAAAAAAATCAAAGTAAAAAAATACGTTCCCTGCCAGCACTGCGGCGGCCTGGGCGCTAAAGATAAAAACGCGTTCCAGACCTGTAACACCTGCGGCGGCTCCGGCCAGGTGAGAAAGGTGACCCAAACCTTCCTCGGCCAGATGCAGACCGTTACCACCTGCCCCACCTGTCATGGTGAAGGCCAGATCATCACCAGCAAATGTGGCCACTGTAAAGGTGAAGGCCGCATGTACGGAGAAGAAATGGTAAGCATCGACATCCCGGCAGGCGTACAGGAAGGCATGCAGCTGAGCATGAGCGGTAAAGGCAATGCCGGCGAAAGAGGCGGCGCCCCCGGCGACCTGCTCATTCTCATCGAAGAAGAGCCACATCCGGAACTGCAGCGCGATGGCCTTAACGTAGCCTACGACCTGCATATATCCTTCCCCGATGCCGTTTACGGCACACAGGTGGAAGTACCCACCATCGACGGTAAAGCAAAAATCAAAATACCCGCAGGAACACAAAGCGGTAAAATCTTCCGCCTCAAAGGCAAAGGATTCCCCTCTGTCAACTCCTACGAAAAAGGCGACCAGCTCATACATGTAAACGTATGGACACCGCAACATGTCAGCGCGGACGAACGGGCCATGCTCGACAAACTCCAGACTTCTGACAACTTCAAACCCAATCCCGAAAAATCGGAAAAAGGCTTCTTTGAAAAAGTCAGAGACATATTTAGTTGATTTTACTATTTGAATATTTTTTTATTTAGTTATTAAAAGCGAAGACCATAGCGGATTTCTGTTCGCTATGGTCTTCGCTTTTAAATGATTAAATAGCCAAATAACAAATATCAGAATAAGATGGATTCCAAACTGCAGATGTTCGAGAACCGGCTCACCAAAGTATTCCGGCATATTTCCAAACTGGCCAAGCGACAAAACATCACCTGCTACCGGGTGTATGACGACGATATCCCCGAATTTCCCTTCAGCATTGAAATGTATGAAGACCACGTGTATATCGCCGAATACCAGCGCCGCCACGGCATGGAAGAAGCCAACCACGAGGCCTGGCTCGACACCTGCCTGGAACTGATCAGCAAAGTGCTGAACGTACCACCCTCCCATATCTGGGTGAAACAACGGCAACGGAAGGAAAACCGCCAAAGCCAATACGAAAAACTCAGCACGGAAAGCCGCGAAATGACGGTGAATGAAAACGGCCTGAAATTTAAGATCAATCTCTCCGACTACCTCGATACAGGCCTGTTCCTCGACCACCGCACCACCCGCAACATGGTACGCAACGAAGCGAAGGATAAAAAAGTGCTGAACCTTTTCTGTTATACCGGCTCCTTCTCTGTGTACGCTGCCGCCGGCGGTGCCATGGAAGTGACGTCTGTAGACCTGTCCAAGACCTACCTGGCCTGGGCCGAAGACAATATGCGGCTCAATGGCTTCGACCCGGCGAAACATCCCTTTGTACACGCCGACGTGCTGCAATATCTCGATACCCTTAAACTCAATACCTTCGACCTGGTGATCATTGACCCGCCCACCTTCTCCAACAGCAAACGGATGAAGGAATTCCTTGACATCCAGCGGGACCATGCAGAGCTGCTCAATAAAGTATTGCTTGCCACCAAAAAAGATGGGGTAGTGTATTTTAGTAATAACTACCGGCGTTTTGTATTGGAAGAAGATAAAATCAATGCCAGCAGTATCAAAGACATCACCAACCAAACACTCCCTTTCGACTTCCAGCAGAAGCTGGTGCGTAAGTGTTACCGCCTTATCAAATAAGCCTTAACGTTTCATCTTACGGACCATCTTTACCATCTTCAGGAATTCCTGCCGGTAGCCTTCCTTGTCTTTTCCCAGGGCCCTGCGGGCGATCTCTGAGACCATTTCGGTATCACCGCAGCCACGATAGGCGGAATTGCGAAGAATCATGCCCAATAAAGCCACCGCAGCGGCAAACCGGCAATCGTCCGGGGCCGCCTCAAAAGTTGTTGCGTTGGCTTTCACACCGGTTTGCAGGGTACACAGCACCGTGTCCAACGGATGACGGTAAGTAATGCTAACATTGGCCAACAGGCTGTCAGCCGCCATAACACTGTCCCGCGGCACAATTTCATACATCGCCACCGCACAATGCCCACTCCCGATAATACCGCCGTTGTGTTTCGATAAAGTGTCCGTACTGGCTTCATATACCTTGTTCTCATAACCGATAAGCCTATACGATTTTACTGTACCCGGATTAAAGGTCACTTCCGTTTGTACATCCCTTGCAACTGTAAAAAGCGTACTGCCGAATTCCCGCGCAAAGACCTTGCTGGCTTCTTCCAGGTCGTCTATATAGGCGAAATTGCCGTTTCCCTTGCTGGAAAGGGATTGCAGCTTCGAGTCCTTGTAGTTTTTCATACCAAAACCGAGGCAGGTCAGCAACACGCCGCTTTCTTTTTTCTGCATAATCAGCTCCTCCATTTCCGCATCGCTGGTAAGCCCGACGTTAAAATCGCCGTCAGTGGCCAGGATAACGCGGTTGTTCCCATCGGGGATAAACTGTTCCGCCGCTATCTGATACGCCATTTTGATAGCCGCTTCTCCGGCAGTGGCCCCGCCGGCGCTGAGGTTATCGATGGCATTAAGGATTTTCTCTTTCTGATCGCCGGCCGTAGCAGGCAGTTTAACACCGGGAGTGCCGGCATAGGCAACAATCGCCACTTTGTCTACCGGACGCAGGTTGTTGACCAGGATACGGAAGGCCGCCTGCAACAGGGGCAGTTTGTTAGGCACGCCCATCGAACCGGAAACATCGATCAGGAAAACAAGGTTGCTGGGCGGCAGGCTGTCAGTCTGCAGCGCTTTGGCTCTCAGCGCTATCTGCAACAGCCGGTGCGCCGGCTCCCACGGGCAGGTGGTATAATGGCTGTAAACAGCCAGGGTCTTACCTTCGGGCGGTAGCGGATAGTTGTAATGGAAGTAGTTCACCATTTCTTCTATCCGGACGGCATCTACAGGCACCGGTTCTTTCAGCCGCAGGAAACGCCGGATATTGCTGTAGGCAGCCCTGTCCACGTCCACCGCAAATACCGATACCGGCTGCGTCTGTGCGCGGGTGAACTTGTTTTCATAAGTGGTGCCGTATGTTTCATTGTAAAAAGCATGTATGCCCATGCCTACATTGCCGTAGTTGGGGTTGCTGTTCTGCCTTGTGCGGGCGCTGGCTTTTGCCAGGGCAATGGCATCAGGGGCTTTACGTATAGGCGCCAGTGTTATCAGCAGACGGTCGGTGGCGTTCACCTTCATCTGCAACGGGCGATAACCTTCCCGGGTAAACAGCAGTTGAGCGACAGCTGAAGGAATCGTTATTCTGAAAAGCCCGAAAGCATTGGTAAGTACCCTGGTGGTATCATCAACAATACTGACAGTTGCTCCAGCTACAGGACGATGGGTAATGCTGTCTTCTACTGCTCCCGATACCCAGATTGTTTGTGCATGTACGCCGCCAGCCCATAACAACAGGAGTAATAGGAATTTTCGCATATGTTAAGGTAATCATTTCCGGTAAAGGAACCAAGCATCCCAAAGGGTGTAAAAAAAGCGAAGACCAGGCTGATCTTCGCTTTCCACGTTCTTTATAGCATTGTTTGTTTGGTTTATATGCTACTCTTCGCCTTCCACCAGCTGATAGATTTCCGGCAGATTGCGGCCCAGGCCATCATAATCGAGGCCATAGCCCAGCAGGAATTTATTAGGCACGGAGAAGCCCAGATAGTCGATTTTAATAGGATGTACCATGGCTTCCGGCTTGGTGAGCAGGGAAGCCACCAGCAGTTTTTTAGGTTGCTGATGTTCCAGCTGTGGCAGGAACTGGCTCAGTGTTTTGCCGGTATCCACAATATCTTCGAGGATCACCACTGTGCGGCCGAAGAGGTCTTCGTCCAGACCGATGGCCTGTACCACGTTACCGGTAGATTTGGTCCCTTTGTAAGAAGCCAGTTTGATAAAGGATATCTCAGCGGGAATGTTGAGATATTTGAACACGTCACCGGCAAACATAAAAGAACCGTTGAGAATAGCGATAAACAGCGGGCGTTCATCTTTAAGGTCCCTGCTGATGTCTGCAGCTATTTCCTTAATACGCTGCTGCAGCTCTGTTGCACCAATATAGGGCTGGAATTTCTTGTCATGCACCTGAATAACCGACATAATACTACTTCATTTCCATATTTAACAATAATAAGCCGAAAAGGATTACTGCTTATTTATTCACTAACAGGCGCTGTCCAATTTTGATATCGAAGCCCTGCAAATTATTCCATTCCTGTAACTGTGTTACGGACTTGTTGTACATTTTAGAGATACCGTACAGTGTTTCTTTGGGCTGTACTTCGTGGTACCTGGCGCCCGCAGCAG
The Chitinophaga varians genome window above contains:
- a CDS encoding PKD domain-containing protein, producing MYPLKYHQVKCLSILLLLMFLVPGNYLLAQQADFSYTSSPATLCNPVTLTFKNNSTGSATAYSWDFGDGRTSHDTNPQITYTAPGPKKVTLVATFSNGTSTYYRTFEVGATPQVAFSADVTNSCKLYTANFTDATPNAMARTWDFGDGTTPVTTSNAFISHAYTKAGKYDVTLTVTNNNGCQAVLKKAAYITISQPQISLDAPVSGCVPYTATFNATSTNDLNDPVAEWKWNFGDGGTATTTTGTTSHAYVQTGTYNVTVTIRTNGGCEISKTFDKQVRTGNPPSDVSFTATPASACVGAPVRLLASAKYADSYSWDYGDGTKEEVYTNDIRHGFATNGIITINMKAGSNGCYTPAAPVMVNITGPVSQFTVTRDCNDKSKFIFTNTSTGTTPTTTYQWDFGDNTPVTTGLNASHSYTTPDKYTVRLTISDNSSNCTHSSYQTVYYFKADFSAGVSSICRGSKATYEVLNVPVNLVADYTWQFGDGSTYTTTDQRFVKTWTTAGIFTDQLTIRYKDPAYCDDIVTKANNISILAPQADFTIASTTCAGQPVSFANNSTPATNIPIAGWQWDFGNGKVSSAQTPPATTYSASGGYPVKLVITDARNCQDSVTKDININATPFVRASAAQPKICEGSTVTLHAQSDATVQWLNAASLSCAYCPDPVASPVTNTRYLVEASNVYGCTTRDSTDIAVVPKVNLTVSKDTIACYGSSVQLKASGAAIYNWTPVTGLTSNTIANPVSTPVEDITYQVTGTNDALCPMSAPLSVKVSVKKVPTISAGNDQTVMAGDVVRLMANGSSDIVKWQWSPADYLDNPTSPFTNAAVRKSISYAITGTNQYGCTKSDVVKIDLVCNTDLIFIPNTFTPNGDGVNDIFYLRGKGISLVKSFRVFNRLGQEVFHRENIQVEDVNAGWNGTFNGQPQGSDVYIYFVEAYCDANEFFRLKGNVTLLR
- a CDS encoding PorP/SprF family type IX secretion system membrane protein codes for the protein MKTVYKVLLTVIGLSCGLQLKAQDIHLSQFYETPILRNPALIGIFNGDVRFQAVYRNQWNSVTIPYQTGTVSGEIKFPVGNSNDYITTGLQLTYDRAGTSKLQSTQIFPAFNYHKSLNEDKTSFLSLGVMGGLVQRQFDPTNMTFNNQYTSGRFDPAAPTGEEGKLALKGYTYLDAGVGLSYNSVIGEDVAYFIGAALYHFNRAKISFYNDKNIELAPKLTFNAGITIPLEERVKLIAHYNQLHQGGYSEYIGGALIGYGLMNEGLESTRAIYGGLFLRWNDAIIPTIKIDMEKFEVAMSYDANISQLRTASQSFGGFEVSLVFKGFLNSRNSTLERLNCPRF
- a CDS encoding T9SS type A sorting domain-containing protein — translated: MWKTSTLIFLTVFCLLSLVGKAQSGSLPNNPEGGRQIVKLYPNPATNVINFEIQQHNNDRIYDLIVYNFLGKKIDQIKSISSRTTVNLDNYYNGLYIFQLRDQRGNLVESGKFNVVK
- a CDS encoding class I SAM-dependent rRNA methyltransferase; translated protein: MTKVFLKKQIQNRVLLGHPWIFGNEVSEIKGEVVPGDIVDVHTHQGSFLGRGYINPQSQILVRLLTRDKSEEINPEFFYRRLLKCWQYRQKLGYVENCRLVFGEADDLPALVIDKFNDYFVLQTLALGMERWKPAIVEALNRIFSPKGIYERNDVPVRELEGMEQQKGFLSAPFDTNVIINENGLKFHVDIVNGQKTGYFLDQQDNRREIRQIVKDANVLEAFCYTGTFSCHAGYYGAKSVLGLDISEHAVETARRNAELNNLQDVCKFQAVNAFDQLKQYTREERKFDVVILDPPAFTKSRENIRKAVTGYKEINLRGMKLLNQGGFLVTASCTNLVSPELFLETIDAAAKDAKKRLRQVTFQTQAKDHPILRNIENTTYLKFLIVEIA
- a CDS encoding nucleotide exchange factor GrpE — translated: MTEKDQDMQTNGQANNAGENEKGMPDFNAEENISETSHMTNALEVEPEEELIKKDQQLNEMRDKYLRLQAEFDNFRKRTAKERLELLQTAGKEVIISLLDVLDDSERAAKQLSTANDITALKDGVNLVFNKLKTTLQAKGLKPMESLHATFDTDLHDAITEIPAPTPDLQGKVVDVLQEGYYLNDKLIRHAKVIVGK
- the dnaJ gene encoding molecular chaperone DnaJ, with amino-acid sequence MSTKRDYYEILGVSKSASQDEIKKAYRKVAMQFHPDRNPNNKEAEEKFKEAAEAYEVLSDADKRAQYDRFGHAGMNGGRGGGFGGGGMNMEDIFSNFGDIFGNDDIFGSFFGGGRAGGGGRRGRGTRGSNLRVKIRLTYEEIAKGANKKIKVKKYVPCQHCGGLGAKDKNAFQTCNTCGGSGQVRKVTQTFLGQMQTVTTCPTCHGEGQIITSKCGHCKGEGRMYGEEMVSIDIPAGVQEGMQLSMSGKGNAGERGGAPGDLLILIEEEPHPELQRDGLNVAYDLHISFPDAVYGTQVEVPTIDGKAKIKIPAGTQSGKIFRLKGKGFPSVNSYEKGDQLIHVNVWTPQHVSADERAMLDKLQTSDNFKPNPEKSEKGFFEKVRDIFS
- a CDS encoding class I SAM-dependent methyltransferase — encoded protein: MDSKLQMFENRLTKVFRHISKLAKRQNITCYRVYDDDIPEFPFSIEMYEDHVYIAEYQRRHGMEEANHEAWLDTCLELISKVLNVPPSHIWVKQRQRKENRQSQYEKLSTESREMTVNENGLKFKINLSDYLDTGLFLDHRTTRNMVRNEAKDKKVLNLFCYTGSFSVYAAAGGAMEVTSVDLSKTYLAWAEDNMRLNGFDPAKHPFVHADVLQYLDTLKLNTFDLVIIDPPTFSNSKRMKEFLDIQRDHAELLNKVLLATKKDGVVYFSNNYRRFVLEEDKINASSIKDITNQTLPFDFQQKLVRKCYRLIK
- a CDS encoding YfbK domain-containing protein, with product MRKFLLLLLLWAGGVHAQTIWVSGAVEDSITHRPVAGATVSIVDDTTRVLTNAFGLFRITIPSAVAQLLFTREGYRPLQMKVNATDRLLITLAPIRKAPDAIALAKASARTRQNSNPNYGNVGMGIHAFYNETYGTTYENKFTRAQTQPVSVFAVDVDRAAYSNIRRFLRLKEPVPVDAVRIEEMVNYFHYNYPLPPEGKTLAVYSHYTTCPWEPAHRLLQIALRAKALQTDSLPPSNLVFLIDVSGSMGVPNKLPLLQAAFRILVNNLRPVDKVAIVAYAGTPGVKLPATAGDQKEKILNAIDNLSAGGATAGEAAIKMAYQIAAEQFIPDGNNRVILATDGDFNVGLTSDAEMEELIMQKKESGVLLTCLGFGMKNYKDSKLQSLSSKGNGNFAYIDDLEEASKVFAREFGSTLFTVARDVQTEVTFNPGTVKSYRLIGYENKVYEASTDTLSKHNGGIIGSGHCAVAMYEIVPRDSVMAADSLLANVSITYRHPLDTVLCTLQTGVKANATTFEAAPDDCRFAAAVALLGMILRNSAYRGCGDTEMVSEIARRALGKDKEGYRQEFLKMVKMVRKMKR
- the hpt gene encoding hypoxanthine phosphoribosyltransferase, giving the protein MSVIQVHDKKFQPYIGATELQQRIKEIAADISRDLKDERPLFIAILNGSFMFAGDVFKYLNIPAEISFIKLASYKGTKSTGNVVQAIGLDEDLFGRTVVILEDIVDTGKTLSQFLPQLEHQQPKKLLVASLLTKPEAMVHPIKIDYLGFSVPNKFLLGYGLDYDGLGRNLPEIYQLVEGEE